The Ranitomeya variabilis isolate aRanVar5 chromosome 7, aRanVar5.hap1, whole genome shotgun sequence genome includes a window with the following:
- the LOC143786281 gene encoding uncharacterized protein LOC143786281 yields the protein MKDRFNCDLRAEKSAASGSGARHRLYKYHRVLAFLRPVLLMRTTHCTTVATGSGAVLQPAATDPSQPSSSAAPGGSSTLTGDQGAGPSGLPLSQSSFAAPIFAGSSRQRQRASDRSLMPEFLHLSSVLHDAIKALGDRMDVTHNLLNCRIQDVAKSVDQLKADLKKPAHHFFNQILEGMSEHLSPDLQLSVMQACNVAFVQAMQQSQSRNVAAYPTVPSLSQVNTIPTSAAYHCTATSIPSTGVLHYSANTMTSAVGHPTATTVTTAAPAWTSSADTTMTQDPGVAYRPGTLPMQQDPSMQYRTGPPQMQQDPGLAYRTGPTPMQQDRGLAYLTGPTPMQQDRGVAFRAGHPPMQQDPSMAYRTGPPMMQHDQAIPFQAGPTLMQQDPSMALCSPPPAMQQDTGMGFVSPPPTRPDLAFSKCQEVVIKDLVFGSRDEEGISTSRTQDAHIAPGNIFLE from the exons atgaaggaccgcttcaactgtgacctacgtgcagagaagagtgcagctagtggttccggagcaaggcaccggctctacaaataccaccgtgtgttggccttcctgagaccggtccttctcatgagaac cacacactgcacgactgtcgccacaggttctggagcggtccttcagccggcagccacggacccgtcccagccatccagcagcgcagcaccaggtgggtcttccacactcactggagaccagggggctggcccatcaggtcttcccctttcgcagtcctctttcgctgcacccatttttgcgggctcatcccggcagcgacagagggcttcggataggtccctcatgcccgagtttttacacttgagctcggttttacatgatgctatcaaggctttaggtgacagaatggatgtgacccataatctcttaaattgccgcatccaggatgtcgccaaaagcgttgatcaattgaaagccgacctcaagaagccagctcatcattttttcaatcaaatcctagagggcatgtcggaacaccttagccctgatctccagctgagtgtgatgcaggcctgcaatgttgcttttgtgcaggctatgcagcagagtcagagtcgtaatgtggcggcatatccaactgtgccgtcactgtcacaagtaaacactattcctacctctgctgcataccactgcacggccacctctattccctctacaggtgtactccactacagcgccaacacgatgacgagtgctgttggacatcccaccgccaccaccgtgacgaccgctgctccggcttggacctcctccgctgacaccacgatgacgcaggaccctggcgtggcttatcggcccggcaccctcccgatgcagcaggacccatccatgcaatatcggaccggcccaccccagatgcagcaggacccaggcctggcatatcggaccggacccaccccgatgcagcaggaccgaggcctggcatatctgaccggacccaccccgatgcagcaggaccgaggcgttgctttccgggcaggacaccccccgatgcagcaggacccatccatggcgtatcgcaccgggccccccatgatgcagcacgaccaagccatacctttccaggcaggacccaccctgatgcagcaggacccatccatggctttatgttcccccccaccagcaatgcagcaggacactggtatgggatttgtttccccccccccaacgag